From the Candidatus Binataceae bacterium genome, one window contains:
- a CDS encoding SagB/ThcOx family dehydrogenase — MSNRDIEAARTYHAATKHSYTSVRSGGHYLDWDNRPLPYKLYPEVSGLALPRDLSLARVPALGAIAAGGAGGDRNASTHEGGELSREGGELTLDALTRILFCANGLTRRVRVGGQDYHFRAAPSAGALYPIEIYTAVAETDELEQGLYHFSPADLRLRGLRRGDWRGLLARTAAGRPSLLQARAVLVLSAIFWRSAWKYRARAYRYCFWDAGTILANLFAAASAEGISADLVTAFADPEIEALLGIDGAREAALCLVALGGGTAAPGAEPVMKPLVLETIELSREEVSYPDLVRMHQASRLLTPDEVAAVAGAQIDLIPPSAAATKAKPETLDSDAGMSLGETILRRGSTRAFAERPITAEELATILVVSSRHPSADFPPLSDTYLIVNAVEGMESGTYYYHRQGGEFELLRAGSFRREAGYLCLEQMLGADCSALIVYMADLERALGALGNRAYRDAHLEAGLHGGQVYLAAYTLGRGATGLTFYDDDTTAFFAPHAAGKSPLLVVAVGVPRSSSDDS, encoded by the coding sequence TTGAGCAATCGCGACATCGAAGCGGCGCGGACCTATCACGCGGCAACCAAGCATTCGTACACCAGCGTGCGCAGCGGCGGGCATTACCTGGATTGGGACAATCGCCCGCTGCCATACAAGCTCTACCCCGAGGTCTCCGGGCTCGCGCTGCCGCGCGACCTAAGCCTCGCGCGCGTTCCCGCGCTCGGCGCGATAGCCGCTGGCGGCGCGGGGGGTGATCGGAACGCCAGTACGCACGAGGGCGGCGAACTTTCCCGTGAGGGCGGCGAGCTCACATTAGACGCGCTCACGCGGATCCTCTTCTGCGCCAACGGGCTCACGCGGCGCGTCCGGGTCGGCGGTCAGGACTATCATTTTCGCGCGGCGCCGTCGGCGGGGGCGCTCTATCCGATCGAGATCTATACGGCCGTGGCCGAGACGGACGAACTCGAGCAGGGGCTCTATCATTTTTCGCCCGCCGATTTGCGCTTGCGTGGGCTTCGCCGGGGGGACTGGCGCGGACTCCTTGCGCGCACGGCGGCGGGACGTCCCTCGCTATTGCAGGCGCGCGCGGTACTCGTGCTGAGCGCGATTTTCTGGCGCAGCGCGTGGAAGTATCGCGCGCGCGCCTACCGCTACTGCTTCTGGGATGCGGGTACGATACTCGCCAATCTGTTCGCCGCCGCGTCGGCCGAGGGGATTTCCGCCGACCTGGTGACCGCCTTTGCCGACCCCGAGATCGAAGCGCTGCTCGGAATCGACGGCGCGCGCGAAGCGGCGCTATGCCTCGTCGCGCTCGGCGGCGGCACGGCTGCGCCGGGTGCGGAGCCGGTGATGAAGCCGCTCGTCCTCGAGACGATCGAACTCTCGCGCGAGGAGGTAAGCTACCCTGACCTCGTGCGGATGCATCAGGCGTCCCGCCTGCTCACACCTGACGAGGTTGCTGCCGTCGCTGGCGCACAGATCGATTTGATTCCGCCATCGGCCGCGGCGACCAAGGCGAAGCCCGAGACTCTCGACTCCGACGCTGGTATGAGCCTGGGCGAGACGATTCTAAGACGCGGATCGACGCGAGCCTTCGCAGAGCGGCCGATAACAGCCGAAGAACTGGCCACGATATTGGTCGTCTCGAGCCGCCATCCGTCCGCCGACTTCCCGCCGCTAAGCGATACATATCTGATCGTCAACGCAGTCGAAGGAATGGAATCCGGGACGTACTACTACCATCGCCAAGGCGGCGAATTCGAATTGCTAAGGGCCGGCAGCTTTCGCCGCGAGGCCGGCTACCTGTGCCTCGAGCAGATGCTCGGCGCCGATTGCTCCGCGCTGATCGTTTATATGGCCGATCTCGAGCGCGCGCTCGGCGCGCTCGGCAATCGGGCCTATCGCGACGCTCACCTGGAAGCCGGACTGCATGGCGGACAGGTCTATCTCGCGGCTTACACGCTCGGCCGCGGCGCGACAGGCTTGACCTTCTACGATGACGACACCACCGCGTTCTTCGCGCCGCATGCCGCGGGCAAGAGTCCGCTGCTAGTCGTCGCGGTCGGCGTGCCACGGTCGTCGAGCGACGACAGCTGA
- a CDS encoding cyclase family protein, with the protein MGETTPRLSAAEVKGLFEKFSNWGRWGKDDERGALNFITAHKRAAAARLVQNGEMVSIALPLSTASGPDNPTPVTHLMLHSGTGHAVALDYFGMAPHGMAFTHLDALCHVFWERKMYNGFSSSEVGRWGARKCGIDAAREGVVSRGVLLDIARLKGAEWIEPGERIFPEDLDAAERAHRVRVEEGDVLLVRTGRMARQRKLGPWDSRSEGMAGLDPSCLPWLHERRIAVLGCDGVSDALPTGYGSELIFPIHVGTLVAMGVHLIDNADLEALGAACVRLERHEFMFAMLPLILERATASPVNPVAVF; encoded by the coding sequence ATGGGCGAGACCACACCCAGACTCAGTGCCGCCGAAGTGAAGGGCCTGTTCGAGAAGTTCAGCAACTGGGGCCGCTGGGGCAAAGATGACGAGCGCGGCGCGCTCAACTTCATCACAGCGCACAAACGCGCCGCCGCCGCACGCCTGGTGCAAAACGGCGAGATGGTCTCGATCGCGCTGCCGCTCTCGACCGCCTCCGGCCCCGACAATCCCACGCCGGTCACGCATCTGATGCTCCATTCGGGGACCGGTCATGCGGTTGCGCTCGACTATTTCGGAATGGCACCGCACGGGATGGCGTTTACCCATCTCGACGCGCTCTGCCATGTGTTCTGGGAGCGCAAGATGTACAACGGCTTCAGTTCGAGCGAGGTCGGACGGTGGGGAGCGCGCAAGTGCGGAATCGACGCCGCGCGCGAGGGCGTCGTGAGCCGCGGCGTGCTGCTCGATATCGCGCGGCTCAAGGGCGCCGAATGGATAGAGCCGGGCGAGCGCATCTTCCCCGAAGATCTCGACGCCGCCGAACGCGCGCATCGCGTGCGCGTCGAGGAGGGCGACGTGCTGCTCGTCCGGACGGGGCGGATGGCGCGGCAGAGAAAACTCGGTCCGTGGGACAGCCGCAGCGAGGGGATGGCGGGGCTCGATCCGAGTTGTCTGCCGTGGCTCCACGAACGGCGGATCGCGGTGCTCGGATGCGACGGCGTGAGCGACGCGCTCCCGACCGGCTACGGCAGCGAGCTGATTTTTCCGATTCACGTCGGGACCCTGGTCGCGATGGGCGTGCACCTGATCGACAACGCCGACCTCGAAGCGCTGGGCGCGGCCTGCGTCCGCCTTGAGCGCCACGAATTCATGTTCGCGATGCTGCCGCTCATCCTCGAGCGCGCGACGGCGTCGCCGGTGAATCCGGTGGCGGTCTTCTGA
- a CDS encoding amidohydrolase family protein — protein MPSEAMVIDADGHILERPDLWERYLEPRYRERAIRIVTGQDGYEYLDIDRKVSRLCRRGQLATLGGMGKKVADAARMRERAMRGELSPEELRYQMPGPGDTYMAGAAFGTMDMKERLALLDREGMAKAVLYPTLGLMWEAECFDAEVAGAYCRAYNRWIAEFCRDSGGRLVPIAHLSLGDPAGAAAELERAVKDGCKGAFVAPFTITKVAHGDKAHDRVFAAAQDLDVPFAIHPTFEPLDLGVHHRFDNFRWAVWYYDLFAGQGVQHAFATFFQCGTFDRFPGLRVVVLESGAGWIGYFLDRADAIYGGTPLGGTVRLKEKPSHYFRERCFISADPDERTIAGMMRHVGEDKFFWASDYPHPDHPGNYLEELRGMVAPMTEGGRRGILGENVARAYKLM, from the coding sequence ATGCCTTCCGAAGCGATGGTAATCGACGCCGACGGTCACATTCTCGAACGGCCCGATCTGTGGGAGCGCTACCTCGAACCGCGGTATCGCGAACGCGCGATCCGGATCGTGACGGGGCAGGACGGCTACGAGTATCTCGATATCGACCGCAAGGTTTCGCGGCTCTGCCGCCGCGGCCAGCTTGCGACGCTGGGCGGGATGGGCAAAAAGGTGGCGGATGCGGCGCGGATGCGCGAGCGCGCGATGCGCGGCGAGCTGAGCCCCGAAGAGCTGCGCTACCAGATGCCCGGTCCGGGCGACACTTACATGGCCGGGGCGGCCTTCGGCACGATGGACATGAAAGAGCGGCTTGCGCTGCTCGATCGCGAAGGGATGGCCAAAGCGGTCCTCTATCCGACGCTCGGCCTGATGTGGGAGGCCGAGTGTTTCGACGCGGAAGTCGCCGGCGCCTACTGCCGCGCCTACAACCGGTGGATCGCGGAGTTCTGCCGCGATTCGGGCGGCCGCCTGGTCCCGATCGCGCACCTGTCGCTCGGCGATCCCGCGGGCGCCGCCGCCGAACTCGAGCGTGCGGTGAAGGACGGATGCAAGGGAGCATTCGTCGCGCCGTTCACGATCACCAAAGTCGCGCATGGCGACAAGGCGCACGACCGCGTGTTCGCAGCGGCGCAGGACCTCGACGTTCCGTTCGCGATCCATCCGACGTTCGAGCCGCTCGACTTGGGGGTACATCATCGCTTCGACAACTTCCGCTGGGCGGTCTGGTACTACGACCTGTTCGCAGGGCAGGGCGTCCAGCACGCGTTCGCGACCTTCTTCCAGTGCGGCACGTTCGATCGCTTTCCGGGCCTGCGCGTCGTGGTGCTGGAGTCGGGCGCCGGATGGATCGGCTATTTCCTCGACCGCGCCGACGCGATCTACGGCGGAACGCCCCTAGGCGGCACTGTGCGCCTCAAGGAAAAGCCCTCGCACTATTTCCGCGAGCGATGCTTCATCTCGGCCGATCCCGACGAACGCACGATCGCTGGGATGATGCGCCACGTGGGCGAAGACAAATTTTTCTGGGCCAGCGACTATCCGCATCCCGACCATCCCGGCAACTACCTCGAGGAGTTGCGCGGGATGGTCGCGCCGATGACCGAGGGCGGCCGGCGCGGGATTTTGGGCGAGAACGTCGCCCGCGCGTACAAGCTGATGTGA
- a CDS encoding transglutaminase domain-containing protein: MENPQEYYRQCGAMTAIDTRAAEPGAFPRGIAALCELVHGLLIHRDMASFAYGVTLSEERINDAHLRPIGEILARIRALDGRPLTVARAPGDRMAAVCRHFSLMLCAILRRQGVAARARCGFGAYFTPGRFEDHWVCEYWNADKARWILVDAQLDAVQREILPVDFDPLDVPRDRFIVAGEAWQMCRTGRAEAGRFGLSFVPGLRGAWFIAGNVVRDLAALNGMEMLPWDVWGVMPMGDDGLLDGGKSALLDRAAAAATLAGDSALTEIREVYEDDRLRVPAMVFNALRQAPEAIAPQVLS, encoded by the coding sequence ATGGAAAATCCGCAGGAATACTATCGGCAATGCGGAGCGATGACGGCGATCGACACGCGCGCGGCGGAGCCGGGCGCCTTCCCCCGCGGCATCGCGGCGCTCTGCGAACTGGTACACGGTCTGCTGATCCATCGCGACATGGCGTCGTTCGCCTACGGCGTGACGCTCTCCGAAGAGCGCATCAATGATGCACACCTGCGGCCGATTGGGGAGATCCTCGCGCGGATTCGCGCGCTTGACGGCCGCCCTCTGACCGTTGCGCGCGCGCCGGGCGATCGGATGGCCGCGGTGTGCCGTCATTTTTCGCTGATGCTCTGCGCGATCCTTCGCCGACAAGGCGTTGCGGCGCGCGCGCGATGCGGCTTTGGCGCGTACTTCACGCCCGGCAGGTTCGAAGACCATTGGGTGTGCGAGTACTGGAACGCGGATAAGGCGCGCTGGATCCTGGTTGACGCGCAGCTCGACGCGGTACAGCGGGAAATCCTGCCCGTCGATTTCGATCCGCTCGACGTTCCGCGCGACCGCTTCATCGTCGCCGGCGAAGCTTGGCAGATGTGCCGGACCGGGCGCGCCGAGGCCGGGCGCTTCGGTCTCTCCTTCGTGCCCGGGCTTCGCGGAGCGTGGTTTATCGCCGGCAACGTGGTGCGCGATCTCGCGGCGCTCAATGGGATGGAGATGCTGCCGTGGGACGTCTGGGGCGTGATGCCGATGGGCGATGACGGTCTGCTCGACGGCGGGAAGAGCGCGCTGCTCGATCGGGCGGCGGCGGCGGCGACGCTCGCCGGCGACAGCGCGCTCACGGAAATCCGCGAGGTTTACGAGGACGATCGTTTGCGGGTGCCGGCGATGGTCTTCAACGCGCTCCGCCAGGCGCCCGAAGCGATCGCGCCGCAGGTTTTGTCGTAA
- a CDS encoding SRPBCC domain-containing protein, whose translation MDAQSSTAAMPEDRVLVIERTFDAPRPLVFKAWTEAERMARWFGPHGFTNTVISHDFRVGGGYRLHMRSPQGTEHFLKGVYREIVEPERLVSTFVWTDADGNATRPETVLTVTLAEHGAKTRLKLHQAVFESVTARDSHRGGWTDSMERLANFLAAAA comes from the coding sequence ATGGACGCACAAAGTAGCACCGCTGCCATGCCCGAAGACCGCGTGCTCGTGATCGAACGGACCTTCGACGCGCCGCGCCCTCTCGTGTTCAAAGCCTGGACCGAGGCCGAGCGGATGGCCCGCTGGTTCGGCCCTCACGGCTTCACCAACACGGTGATCAGTCATGACTTCCGCGTTGGCGGCGGGTATCGCCTGCACATGCGCTCGCCCCAGGGCACCGAACATTTTTTGAAGGGCGTCTATCGCGAGATCGTGGAGCCCGAGCGGCTGGTTTCGACCTTCGTGTGGACGGATGCGGACGGCAACGCCACGCGCCCGGAAACGGTCTTGACGGTGACGCTCGCGGAGCACGGCGCGAAGACCAGGCTCAAGCTGCATCAGGCAGTCTTCGAGTCGGTGACCGCGCGTGACTCGCACCGAGGAGGCTGGACCGACAGCATGGAGCGCCTCGCCAACTTCCTGGCGGCGGCCGCCTGA
- a CDS encoding metalloregulator ArsR/SmtB family transcription factor yields the protein MSATFAALSDPTRRAILARLAAGERSVTELAAPFEMSLPAISKHLKVLERAGLIARGREAQWRPCRLAAGPLKDASDFLERYRRFWEESFDRLDDYLRELKETEAKTMEKTKNGRTK from the coding sequence TTGAGCGCCACGTTCGCCGCCCTCTCCGACCCCACCCGGCGCGCGATCCTAGCCCGGCTGGCCGCAGGCGAACGCTCGGTCACCGAGCTCGCGGCGCCGTTCGAGATGAGCCTTCCTGCCATCTCCAAGCATCTTAAGGTCCTCGAACGCGCGGGACTCATCGCGCGCGGACGCGAAGCGCAGTGGCGGCCGTGCCGGCTCGCGGCGGGTCCGCTCAAGGACGCCTCCGACTTCCTCGAGCGCTACCGGCGCTTCTGGGAGGAGAGCTTCGATCGGCTCGACGACTATTTGCGCGAACTCAAGGAAACCGAAGCAAAAACCATGGAGAAGACGAAAAATGGACGCACAAAGTAG
- a CDS encoding response regulator yields MDTNEQSPPEFGVRVFLVEDNPEHSFIAVTVIRQVLGDASEVIVAENADEAVELIQQFTDTDRPDLMLVDLRLPDNGGFAVLSAARAHDPCSHVPMFVITSSLYDLDIAQSYELGASAVLCKPLSRAILKEELARIGVIPPKPGSAPASS; encoded by the coding sequence ATGGACACCAACGAGCAATCACCGCCGGAATTCGGCGTCAGAGTTTTCCTGGTCGAGGATAATCCCGAACACTCCTTCATCGCGGTGACCGTGATTCGCCAGGTGCTGGGCGACGCGAGCGAAGTTATCGTGGCTGAAAACGCCGACGAGGCCGTCGAGTTGATCCAGCAGTTCACCGACACTGATCGGCCCGACCTGATGCTGGTCGATCTGCGCCTGCCGGACAATGGCGGGTTCGCCGTGCTCTCGGCGGCGCGCGCGCACGATCCGTGCTCGCACGTGCCGATGTTCGTGATCACGAGCTCGCTCTACGATCTCGACATCGCGCAAAGCTACGAACTCGGCGCTTCAGCGGTGCTGTGCAAGCCGCTCTCGCGCGCGATCCTCAAGGAGGAGCTTGCGCGTATCGGCGTGATTCCTCCGAAGCCGGGCTCGGCGCCGGCCTCGTCCTGA